The following is a genomic window from Verrucosispora sp. WMMD573.
GCGCGGGTACGTCTCCAGGATCTGCATCAGATCCTTGCCGGAGTGGCTGCGCAGGCTCAGCCCGGAGCGGTCAAGCACCTCGGCGACCTTGCGCCGGACCACCGGCAACTCCTGGACACTGGTCCGGTACGCGGCGGTCGAGAACAGGCCCAGGAAGCGCCGCTCGCCCACCACCTCGCCGTCCTCGTCGAAGATCTTGAAGCCGATGTAGTCGAGGTACGCCGAGCGGTGCACGGTGGCCCGCGAGTTCGCCTTGGTGATGATCAGCAGGCGCTTCTCGGTGACCTTCTCGTGCGCCTCGGGCGTCATCGAGGACAGTGCGCGCGCCTCCGGCGAGTCCTGACGCAGGATGCCCAGCCCGGTGCCGAGCACCGCTTCCAGCGCCGGCCCGCCCTCGGCCGAGTTCGGCACCAGCCGGTACTCCCGGTAGCCGAGGAAGGTGAAGTGATCGTGCGCGAGCCAGCGCAACAGCTCGACCGAGTCGGTGATGTCCTTCTCCGGCACCGGTGGCCGGTTGTCGCTGGTCCGCGCGGCAGCCAACTCGTCGGCGAGGGTGAGGGCGCACTGGCGCATCTTCGGCCAGTCCTCCACGGCCTCCCGCACGTCGGTCAGCACCCGTTGCAGTTCCCGACGTAGCTTGTCCCGCTCCTCCGGGTCACGGACCGGGTCGATCTCGATCCGCATCCAGCTCTCGACCAGATCGCCGGAGATCGCATCGTCCGGCTCCACGTCGGCGGCGACCTCGACCAGCCGACCCAACGGCTCCCGGCGCACCACGACCAGCGGGTGCACCAGCAGGTGGACGTCCAGGTGATGGGTGTTGAGCAGGGCGGTCACCGAGTCGACCAGGAACGGCATGTCGTCGGTGACGATCTCGATGACGCTGTGGTGCTGCTCCGCGTCGGGCGAGTGGATCCGCAGCTTCAACTCACCCGGCACCCGCTGCCGGGCCAGTTCCCGGTGCGCGCGAGCGGCGTCGAGCATCTCCTCGGCGGTGAACCCGATCAGTTCCTCGTCCGGCGCGAACCGCCAGAACCTGCCCACCAGGGTCGCCGCGTCATGGTCGTCGCCGGCCAGCGACACCGCCTGGGCCACCAGTCGCTCGGCGTTGGGCACCGGCTCGTCGAACTCGGCGTCCTCCGCGTCGTCGGCCAGCGCCTCCGGCGGTAGTCCCAGGTCGTAGAGGGTGTCGAGGCTCGAACCGGTCATCCCGGTCGCACCTGTGTCTAGCCGACCGAAACCGTCCCCGTCGGTCGCCGTGTCGAAACTGTCGTCCCGGCCGGTGTCAACCTGCCGGAGGTCGGGTTCCGGTTTGATCGCCGGACGCCGGTCCATCGGTGCCACTCCCCTCGACCCACAACGCTGTGGGTCACTCTGCCGCCAAGCCTAGGCCGACCGATCAGTTCCTCCGTCGGCGGACCACCGGCCGGACGTCCGGATCTCCGACGCCGTCCTTTCACCCGTTGCGGTACGAGGTTCGACCGGGTCCGGAGTACCCCGCCTGATGTTGTTCATCACACCGTCACGAGACCGTCTTTTCTCCTGACCAGGCCCGTCCGGGACAGTGGCCGCCGCCCCGGCGTACTAGCGTGCGGAACAGCCGACCGGGAGGAAGCACCAGATGTACGTTCCGCTCCGCCAACGCCGCAGCCGGTCACCACTTGGCGTGGTCATCGCCTGCCTGGTCGTGGCGGCCGGTCTGGTCGCCTGCTCCGGCGAGGACGGCCCGCAGCGCACCGTCGACGCCTTCCTCGACGGCTGGCGCAAGGGCGACCTGAACGCGGTGGGTTTCGTCGACCCGACCGGCGCGAAGGTTCCCGCGGCCAACGTCGTCCGGGAGATCCGGGAGCTCTCCGGCGAGCTCGTCGACGCTCCGCTCGCGCTGACCCGCCAGGGCGATCCCGAGGTGGTCCGGGACACCGCCACCGCCACCATCCGCGTCGAGTGGACGCTACCGGGCGGGACGAGCTGGGCGTACGACCGTCCGCTGCGACTCAGCCAGGGCCGCGACGACAAATGGCAGGTGATCTGGGAGCCGCAGATCGTTCAGGAACAGCTCACCCGCGGCGATCGGCTGGGGCTGCGACGGGATCGGGCCACCCGGGCCACCGTGCTCGACGGTGCCGGTGAGCCGATCGTGGCGCCCCGCGACGTGGTCCGGGTGGGGTTGCAGCCCAACGAGGTGACCGACGTCAAGGCCATGATCCGCGAACTGGACGCCGCCTTCCGCGCCATCCGGCCGGCGATCACCCCGCCGGTCGACCTGTCGGACCTGCCGAAGCGGCTGAAGGAGGCGAAACCGGACGCATTCGTCGAGGTGGTCACCCTGCGTGACGAGGCGTACCGACAGATCAAGTCCCGCATCTACCCCCTGTCCGGGACGAAGTTCCCGACCGACAAGCTGGACCTCGCACCCACCCGCGAGTTCGCCCGGGCAGTGCTCGGAACCGTCGACCCCGCGTACGCCGAGGACCTCGCCGACCACCCCGACCGCTACTCCCCCGGCGACCTCGTCGGCCACGGAGGATTGCAGGGCCGCTGGGACGAGCGGCTACGTGGCGTACCGGGCCTGGCCGTCGTGATCAACCGAGCCGGGCCGGACGGCACCGTGGAGTCGACAGGCACCGAGGTGTTCCGCCGTGAGCCCCAGCCCGGCCAGCCGGTTCGTACCACCCTCGACGTGGCCACTCAGAATGCCGCCGACCGGGCGCTGCGCGGCGAACGCCGGCGCTCCGCCCTGGTGGCCGTACGGATCACCGACGGTGCCGTGCTCGCCGCGGCCAACGGCCCCGGTGCCGCCGGGGAGAACCTGGCCTTCACCGCGCAGGTGCCACCCGGCTCCACCTTCAAGATGGTAAGCGCGTTCGGGCTGATCGAACGCGGGGCGGTCACCCCCGACACCACCGTCGACTGCCCGAAGAGGCTCGACGTGGACGGACGTTTGTTCAAGAACTCCGATGACTTCGCCCTCGGCAAGGTGCCGTTCCGCACCGACTTCGCCAAGTCGTGCAACACCGCCTTCGCCGCGCTCGCCCCCCAGCTGGGCGCGGACGGCCTGGCCGCCGCCGGACGCGCTCTCGGTCTGGAAGGCGACTGGGGTGACCTGGGCCTGGACGCGTTCACCGGCAAGGTCTCGGCGAACGGCGGCGCCACCGAACAGGCCGCCGCGGCGATCGGACAGGGCACCACGGTGGTCAGCCCGCTGGCCATGGCGGCGGCGACCGCAGCCGTGGCCAGGGGTCAGTTCGTCCCGCCGAAGCTGCTGCTGGATCCGGCGCCGGCACCGGCCGCCGGGCCGGGGGCGCAGCTGAAGCCCGAGGCGGTCACGGCAGTCCAGGACATGATGCGCGAGGTGGTCACCAGCGGCTCCGGGACCGCCCTGCGGGATGTGCCGGGCGAGCCGGTGCACGGCAAGACCGGCACCGCCGAGTACGACGACAACCCGGACAACACCCACGCCTGGTTCGTCGCCTGGCAGGGCGACGTGGCCTTCGCCGTCTTCGTCGAGAAGGGCGGCTCGGGCAGCGGCACCGCGGTACCGATCGCCGAGAGCTTCCTGCGCGCCCTATCCGACTGAACGCCTCACCCCTCCCAACCGCCGCTGACCCCCCGCAAACGCTCCCCGGTAAGCAACTTCGGGGTTGTTGCTGGGTCAGCGGGGCCTCCAGGCAGCAACAACCCTGAAGTTGTCCGAAACGGCGGCGGGACGAGACGGCGGCGGGATGTCAGGCGGCCGGCCCGCCGGTGGCGGTCGCTGGACGAGTGGTCCCCGTCGGGAAAGCGATGCCGCCCGGGTCACCATCGGCTACACCACCATCGGCCAGGTCATGATCAGCCAGGCCACCATCGACCGGGTCACCGCCGCCCGCGCTGCCGCCACCCACACCGCCACTGCCGCCGCCCGCGCTGCCGCCACCCACACCGCCACTGCCGCCGCCCGCGCCACCGCCGTCCGTGCCGCCACCGCCCACGCCACCGCCACTCGGGCGACCGCCGCTGTGGCGATGGTCGTCGGTCTGACCGCGGTCGACAGGTGCCGGTGCGTCCGGTGGGCCGGGTTGATCGATGCTCCGGCGCGGGCCGGGGGTGGGACGGCGACTCTCCTCGGGACGCGACCGAGGTGGCGCCGAACCGGGAGCGGTCACCGGGCGCAGGCCGGATACCACGGTGTTGACGATCTCCGCGGCGTACGCGCCGTCCGGGTCGTAGTCGGGGTCGAAGACGGTCAGCTCGACACCGAGGCAGTGCGGGGTGTCGACCAGACCGGCGAGCAGAATCTCCAGCTCGGCGAAGGCGATGCCGCCCGGGTCGGGCGCGTCGACCGCCGGCATCACGGCGGGGTCGAGCACGTCCACGTCGACATGCACCCAGTATCCCGCGCAGTCGGCCAGCTGCTCGTGCGCCCACTGGGCGGTACGCGCCGCGCCCTCGGCGCGGAGCGCCGGCACCGGTCGGGTGATGATCCCGGCGGCCTGCAGGTCGAGCCGGTACTCGTCCTGGGCACGGATGCCGAGCACCACCACATCCACGTCCCGGAAGTATGGTCGCCGGCCCTCGATGGCCGCCAGGTCGGCCTGGCCCCGACCGGTCACCAGGGCGAGATCCTCACCCGCCGCCGCGCCCACGTACGAGGCGTTGCCAGGATGTCGGAAGTCGGAATGGCCGTCGACGAAGATCAAACCGATCCGGCCGCCGACCGCCTCACCCAGCCGGTGCATGGCCAGCGCCGAGCCGAGCAGGATCGAGCAGTCGCCGCCGAGGACCACCGGGAACTCTCCCCGGTCGATGATCGCGCCGATCCGGTCGGCCAGCGCCGCCGAGTAGTCGGCGATCTCCCGCGCGTGGCAGACGCCGTCTCCGGGTCGCCAGTCACCGGCGTCGTAGCGGGGCGGGGTCAGGCAACCCGCGTCCCGGGCGCGCAACCGGGGCAGCAGCCCCTGGTCCCGTAGCGCGCCCGGCGCCTTCCCGCAGCCTGGCACGGAGGTGGGCGTCGGCGGGCGCAGACCGAGGTTACTCGGCGCGTCGAGGACGGCGATCCGGCGCATCATGGACCGCCGACGTTCGCGACTGCGGGGCTCGCAAGCTCACTCCTCGCGCTCACCGAGCCACCCTTCGTTCGCGACTGCGGGGCTCGCAAGCTCACTCCTCGCGCTCACCGAGCCACCCTTCGATCGCGACTGCGGGGCTCGCAAGCTCACTCCTCGCGCTCACCTAAGCTCCCGTCCTCGTGGTGTGAAGGCGGGCCGGCGACACGCCGGCCCGCGCTGGCGTGGCAGGTACTCAGAACAGGGCGCTGGCCAGGGACCGGCGGGCCGAGGCGACCGCGGGATCCTCTGGCCCGGCGATGGTGAACAGGCCGATCAGGTGCTGACGGACCTTCTCCCGGTCGTCGCCAGCGGTACGGCGTACCAGCCCGACCAGGCGCTGGTACGCCTGATCGGCCAGGCCGCTGAGGACCTCGATGTCGGCGGCGAGCAGTTGGGCGTCGACATCGTCGGGGTCGGCCGCTGCGGCGGTGAGCGCCGCCTGCGGATCGGCTCCGGCCACCCGGCGGGCGAGTCCCACCTGGGCCAGCCCGGCCTCGGCCGCGGCGTCCGCCGGGGTTTCGGCGAGGATCTTCCGGTACGCCTGCTCGGCGGCGTCCAGGTCACCACTCATCAGCGCGTCGTCCGCCTCGTTGAGCCGTGGGTCCTCCGGCTCGGCCACACTCACCCCACCGGCCTTGAGCACGGCCTGGAGCCACTGGCGAAGCTGCGCCTCGGGCACCACGCCGGAGAAGGCGTCGACGGGTTGCCCGCCGACCACCGCGTACACCATCGGGATGCCCTGGACCCGGAACATCTGCGCGAGCCTCGGGTTGGCGTCCACGTCGACCTTGGCGAGCACCCAGGCACCGCCGCCCTCGACCGCCAGCCGTTCCAGCACCGGAGAGAGTTGCTTGCAGGGCTCGCACCACTCGGCCCAGAAGTCGACCACGACGGGTGTGGTCAACGAGCGCTCCAGGACCTCCGACTGGAAGGTCGCCTCGGTCACGTCGACGACTGTGACGCCGCCGACGGCACCGCCGGGTGCCCCGGCGGGCGGGCCGGCCTGAACCGGAGCCGGTGTGGAACTGGGGGCAGGGGTGCGCAGCGCGCTGAGGTCGACCGCGCCGCGGGTAAAGATCGACGAGGTGATCCGTGGGTCGCTCATGGTTATCTAGTCTCGCACGCAGTTCGCCGAACTCGGATCAGCCTCGGCCCGCGCAGTTGCCACTGTCACCCCTGCCCAGCCGCCCTGATGGGGCGAAGGTCAGAACCGTGCGGGCTCGCGGTAAACGCCCCATTCGGCCCGCAGCGCCTCACAGATCTCGCCGAGGGTCGCCTCCGCCCGGACGGCGTCGAGCATCGCCGGGATCATGTTCTCCCCGGTACGGCTCACCGCCACCATGGCCTCGACCGCGGCACGTACCCGGGAGTCGTCCCGACCGTGCTTGCGTTCGGCCAGCATCCGGCGCTGTTCCAACTCCACCTCGTGCGAGATGCGGAGGATCTCCAGCTCCTTGGCGACCGTGCCGGTGTGGCAGTTGACGCCGACGATCTTCTTGTCGCCCTTCTCCAACGCCTGCTGGTACGCGAACGCAGCCTCGGCGATCTGCCCGGTGAACCAGCCGTCCTCGATGCCGCGCAAGATGCCGGAGGTCATCGGCCCGATCTGGTGCGGGCCGTCGCCGCCGAGCGCGCGGATCCGGGCGAAGATCTCCTCCGCCTCGGCCTCGATCCGGTCGGTGAGCGCCTCGACGTACCAGGAGCCGCCCAGCGGGTCGGCCACGTTTGTCACCCCGATCTCCTCCATCAGCACCTGCTGAGTACGCAGGGCGATCTCCGCGGACTCGTCGGTGGGCAGGGCGAGGGTCTCGTCCAGGGCGTTGGTGTGCAGTGAGTTGGTGCCGCCGAGCACGGCGGCGAGCGCCTCGACGGCGGTGCGTACCACGTTGTTGACCGGCTGCTGCGCGGTCAGCGACACGCCCGCGGTCTGGGTGTGGAATCGCAGCCAGAGCGCCTTCTCGCTGGTAGCGCCGTAGACGTCGCGCAGCCAGCGCGCCCAGATCCGGCGGGCGGCCCGGAACTTGGCGATCTCCTCGAAGAAGTCGACGTGCGAGTCGAAGAAGAAACTCAGCCCGGGGGCGAAGACGTTGACGTCGAGCCCGCGCGACAGTCCCAGTTCGACGTAACCGAAGCCGTCCGCCAGGGTGTACGCCAGTTCCTGCGCGGCGGTCGAGCCGGCCTCACGGATGTGGTAGCCGGAGACCGACAGCGGCTTGTAGCGCGGGATCTCGGCCGCGCAGTACTCCATCAGGTCGCCGATCAGGCGCAGGTGCGGCTCCGGGTCGAACAGCCACTCCTTCTGCGCGATGTACTCCTTGAAGATGTCGGTCTGCAGCGTCCCGTCCAGGCTCGACAGGTCGGCGCCCTGGCGCTCGGCGGCGACCAGGTACATGCAGAACACCGGCACCGCCGGGCCGGAGATGGTCATGCTGGTGGTGACCCCGGCCAGGTCGATGCCGTCGAAGAGCGCCTCCATGTCGGCGGCGCTGTCCACCGCCACCCCGCAGTGGCCCACCTCGCCGAGCGACTGCGGGTCGTCGGAGTCGCGCCCCATCAGGGTCGGCATGTCGAAGGCGACGGAGAGCCCGCCGCCACCGGCGCCCAGGATCATCTTGTAGCGCTCGTTGGTCTGCCGGGCGTTGCCGAACCCGGCGAACTGGCGGATCGTCCAGGTCCGTCCCCGGTAGCCGGTCGGGTGGAGGCCCCGCGTGTACGGGAACTCCCCGGGCCAGCCGATCCGCTCGAATCCCGGGTACGCGGCACCTTGCGGTGGACCGTAGACCGGCTCGACGGGCATCCCGGAGAGCGTGGTGAAGTCGGCGTCCCGCTTGCGCGCGGAGTCGTAGCGGGCCTGCCAGCGGGCCCGCCCGGCCGCGATGTCGTCGGCGTTCATCCCCGGGCTCCTCCTCGAGTCCTCGACTGCGATCGAGTGTAGAGCCCTTACCTGAACGATCGATAAGGCAGTTCGTACCGACCGGTAACCTGAGCTGCCCGAATTCAGGCGCCAGGACCGTCGATGGCCACGTCGTCCACCCGGATGTTGATCTCGTCGACCCGCAGTCCGTACGCCTCGACCGCCCGGGTCACCTCGACCCGCACCGCCGTGGTCACCTCCGGCACCGGGTGGCCGGCGTCGGTCACGATGACCAGGTTGATCACGGCACCGCCGTTGGTGACGTGCGCCGAGCAGCCCCGGCGCGCGTCGCCGACCTGGTCGAGCCCGACCCGGTCCAGTACCGCGTTGAAGAACCGGGCGATGTCGCCACCCAGCTCGACCACGCCGGGCACGGCCTTCGCCGCGGCCACCGCGATCTTCTCCACCACCTCGTCCGAGATGTGCGTACGCCCGCCCGCCACCGCGTCCGGCGTCATCGCCAACTCCTGCGTCATCTCGTGGTCCATGCGTCCCCCAGCGGCCGTCGCGGTGTCCGCGCAACCGCGCGGCGGTGCGAGCCTAACCGTCCCGGGCGGTCCGCAGTGGACGTGGTTACCCGGCGATCTGGGCGAGCAACGTCTCGGCCGCGGCGTACGGATCGGTGGCACCGGCCGCCACCTCGGCGGCGAGCGCCGGCAGCTGCGTACCGTCGCGCAGCGAGCCGATCCGGGCGCGGAGCACGCCGAGCGCGATCGCCTCGACCTCGGCGGCGGCCCGCGCCTCCCGCCGACGCCGCAACTCGTCGTGCTCCACCAGCCAGGCGCGATGCTTGTCGATGGCGGCGGCGACGTCGTCGATGCCCTCACCACGGGCGGCGACCGCCCGCACCACCTGCGGACGCCACTGACCCGGCCCGCGCTCGCCGAGGGCGATCATGCCCTGGATGTCCCGCACGGTGGCGTCGGCACCGTCCCGGTCGGCCTTGTTCACCACGAAGACGTCGGCGATCTCCAGAATGCCGGCCTTCACTGCCTGGATCGCGTCGCCCATGCCCGGCGCGAGCAGCACCAGTGTGGTGTCGGCCAGCGAGGCCACCTCGACCTCCGCCTGCCCGACCCCGACGGTCTCCACCAGCACCACGTCGCAGCCGGCGCCCTCCAGCACCCGCACCGCCTGCGGGGTGGCCGCCGACAACCCACCGAGGTGCCCCCGGCTGGACATGGAGCGGATGTAGACGCCCGGGTCGGTGGCATGGTCCTGCATCCGCACCCGGTCACCGAGGATCGCACCGCCGGTGAACGGACTGGACGGATCGATGGCCAGCACGCCGACCCGGTGCCCGTGGGCCCGCAGCGCTCGGACCAGTTCGTTCGTGGTGGTGGACTTGCCCACCCCCGGCGAGCCGGTCAGGCCGACCACCTGGGCCCGTCCGGTGTACGGGGCGAGCGCCGCGGCCATGACCGGCACGGTCTCGTCGCCCGACTCGACCAGGGTGATCAGCCGGGCCACCGCGCGGGGATCACCGTCGCGGGCCCGTTCGACAAGCATCGGTACGTCCCGACTGCGGCGCACCGAACCGGTGGCCGCCGCCGGGACGCGGGTGTTCGACTCGCTCACAGATCGGTTTCGGTGGGGTCGGGAACGTGGATGATCAGTGCGTCGCCCTGGCCGCCACCCCCGCACAGCGCCGCCGCACCCGTGCCGCCACCGCGCCGCTTGAGTTCCAACGCGAGGGTGAGTACCAGCCGGGCGCCGGACATGCCGATCGGGTGGCCGAGCGCGATCGCCCCGCCGTTGACGTTGACCTTGTCCGGGCTGATCCCAAGGTCACGGGTCGACTGGATACCGACCTGGGCGAACGCCTCGTTGATCTCGATCAGGTCCAGGTCGGAGACGGCCAGGCCGCCCTTGCGCAGGGCGTGCTGGATGGCGTTCGACGGCTGCGAGTGCAGGGAGTTGTCGGGGCCTGCCACGTTGCCGTGCGCCCCCACCTCGGCCAGCCAGGCCAGGCCCAGTTCCTTGGCCTTCGCCTTGCTCATCACCACCACGGCGGCGGCGCCGTCGGAGATCGGCGAGGAACTGCCCGCGGTGATGGTGCCGTCGGGGGTGAACGCCGGGCGGAGTTTGGCCAGGGACTCGGCGGTGGTGTCCGGCCGGATGCCCTCGTCCTCGCTGATCACCAGCGGGTCACCCTTGCGCTGCGGGATGACCACCGGGGTGATCTCCTCGGCGAAGTGGCCGTTCTTCTGGGCGGCGGCGGCGCGCTGGTGGCTGCTGGC
Proteins encoded in this region:
- a CDS encoding penicillin-binding transpeptidase domain-containing protein → MYVPLRQRRSRSPLGVVIACLVVAAGLVACSGEDGPQRTVDAFLDGWRKGDLNAVGFVDPTGAKVPAANVVREIRELSGELVDAPLALTRQGDPEVVRDTATATIRVEWTLPGGTSWAYDRPLRLSQGRDDKWQVIWEPQIVQEQLTRGDRLGLRRDRATRATVLDGAGEPIVAPRDVVRVGLQPNEVTDVKAMIRELDAAFRAIRPAITPPVDLSDLPKRLKEAKPDAFVEVVTLRDEAYRQIKSRIYPLSGTKFPTDKLDLAPTREFARAVLGTVDPAYAEDLADHPDRYSPGDLVGHGGLQGRWDERLRGVPGLAVVINRAGPDGTVESTGTEVFRREPQPGQPVRTTLDVATQNAADRALRGERRRSALVAVRITDGAVLAAANGPGAAGENLAFTAQVPPGSTFKMVSAFGLIERGAVTPDTTVDCPKRLDVDGRLFKNSDDFALGKVPFRTDFAKSCNTAFAALAPQLGADGLAAAGRALGLEGDWGDLGLDAFTGKVSANGGATEQAAAAIGQGTTVVSPLAMAAATAAVARGQFVPPKLLLDPAPAPAAGPGAQLKPEAVTAVQDMMREVVTSGSGTALRDVPGEPVHGKTGTAEYDDNPDNTHAWFVAWQGDVAFAVFVEKGGSGSGTAVPIAESFLRALSD
- a CDS encoding arginase family protein, whose translation is MMRRIAVLDAPSNLGLRPPTPTSVPGCGKAPGALRDQGLLPRLRARDAGCLTPPRYDAGDWRPGDGVCHAREIADYSAALADRIGAIIDRGEFPVVLGGDCSILLGSALAMHRLGEAVGGRIGLIFVDGHSDFRHPGNASYVGAAAGEDLALVTGRGQADLAAIEGRRPYFRDVDVVVLGIRAQDEYRLDLQAAGIITRPVPALRAEGAARTAQWAHEQLADCAGYWVHVDVDVLDPAVMPAVDAPDPGGIAFAELEILLAGLVDTPHCLGVELTVFDPDYDPDGAYAAEIVNTVVSGLRPVTAPGSAPPRSRPEESRRPTPGPRRSIDQPGPPDAPAPVDRGQTDDHRHSGGRPSGGGVGGGGTDGGGAGGGSGGVGGGSAGGGSGGVGGGSAGGGDPVDGGLADHDLADGGVADGDPGGIAFPTGTTRPATATGGPAA
- a CDS encoding tetratricopeptide repeat protein translates to MSDPRITSSIFTRGAVDLSALRTPAPSSTPAPVQAGPPAGAPGGAVGGVTVVDVTEATFQSEVLERSLTTPVVVDFWAEWCEPCKQLSPVLERLAVEGGGAWVLAKVDVDANPRLAQMFRVQGIPMVYAVVGGQPVDAFSGVVPEAQLRQWLQAVLKAGGVSVAEPEDPRLNEADDALMSGDLDAAEQAYRKILAETPADAAAEAGLAQVGLARRVAGADPQAALTAAAADPDDVDAQLLAADIEVLSGLADQAYQRLVGLVRRTAGDDREKVRQHLIGLFTIAGPEDPAVASARRSLASALF
- a CDS encoding methylmalonyl-CoA mutase family protein encodes the protein MNADDIAAGRARWQARYDSARKRDADFTTLSGMPVEPVYGPPQGAAYPGFERIGWPGEFPYTRGLHPTGYRGRTWTIRQFAGFGNARQTNERYKMILGAGGGGLSVAFDMPTLMGRDSDDPQSLGEVGHCGVAVDSAADMEALFDGIDLAGVTTSMTISGPAVPVFCMYLVAAERQGADLSSLDGTLQTDIFKEYIAQKEWLFDPEPHLRLIGDLMEYCAAEIPRYKPLSVSGYHIREAGSTAAQELAYTLADGFGYVELGLSRGLDVNVFAPGLSFFFDSHVDFFEEIAKFRAARRIWARWLRDVYGATSEKALWLRFHTQTAGVSLTAQQPVNNVVRTAVEALAAVLGGTNSLHTNALDETLALPTDESAEIALRTQQVLMEEIGVTNVADPLGGSWYVEALTDRIEAEAEEIFARIRALGGDGPHQIGPMTSGILRGIEDGWFTGQIAEAAFAYQQALEKGDKKIVGVNCHTGTVAKELEILRISHEVELEQRRMLAERKHGRDDSRVRAAVEAMVAVSRTGENMIPAMLDAVRAEATLGEICEALRAEWGVYREPARF
- a CDS encoding Asp23/Gls24 family envelope stress response protein, coding for MTQELAMTPDAVAGGRTHISDEVVEKIAVAAAKAVPGVVELGGDIARFFNAVLDRVGLDQVGDARRGCSAHVTNGGAVINLVIVTDAGHPVPEVTTAVRVEVTRAVEAYGLRVDEINIRVDDVAIDGPGA
- the meaB gene encoding methylmalonyl Co-A mutase-associated GTPase MeaB is translated as MSESNTRVPAAATGSVRRSRDVPMLVERARDGDPRAVARLITLVESGDETVPVMAAALAPYTGRAQVVGLTGSPGVGKSTTTNELVRALRAHGHRVGVLAIDPSSPFTGGAILGDRVRMQDHATDPGVYIRSMSSRGHLGGLSAATPQAVRVLEGAGCDVVLVETVGVGQAEVEVASLADTTLVLLAPGMGDAIQAVKAGILEIADVFVVNKADRDGADATVRDIQGMIALGERGPGQWRPQVVRAVAARGEGIDDVAAAIDKHRAWLVEHDELRRRREARAAAEVEAIALGVLRARIGSLRDGTQLPALAAEVAAGATDPYAAAETLLAQIAG
- a CDS encoding acetyl-CoA C-acetyltransferase, translating into MASVIVSGARTPMGRLLGNLKDLPATKLGGIAISAALERAGVAPDQVQYVIMGQVLQAGAGQIPARQAAVEAGIPMSVPALSINKVCLSGLDAIALADQLIRAGEFDIVVAGGMESMTNAPHLLLGQRGGYKYGDVTLKDHMALDGLTDAWDCCAMGESTERHGSTRSITRREQDEFAASSHQRAAAAQKNGHFAEEITPVVIPQRKGDPLVISEDEGIRPDTTAESLAKLRPAFTPDGTITAGSSSPISDGAAAVVVMSKAKAKELGLAWLAEVGAHGNVAGPDNSLHSQPSNAIQHALRKGGLAVSDLDLIEINEAFAQVGIQSTRDLGISPDKVNVNGGAIALGHPIGMSGARLVLTLALELKRRGGGTGAAALCGGGGQGDALIIHVPDPTETDL